From the Dehalococcoidia bacterium genome, one window contains:
- the mraZ gene encoding division/cell wall cluster transcriptional repressor MraZ encodes MLSGEYEHRLDQKGRVAIPVKLRKEFPNGLVITRGFDQCIVAYAPEEWQKVSDKLSSLPTTLDKNRRLIRHVIGGAFDIELDGQGRIALPATLRQYAQIKDTVIMSGNRICLEIWSKEVWERDQMLTPEQAHQLAETMELR; translated from the coding sequence ATGCTATCAGGCGAGTACGAACACAGGCTGGACCAGAAGGGACGAGTAGCCATCCCTGTCAAGCTCCGTAAAGAATTTCCGAACGGTCTGGTGATTACACGCGGTTTTGATCAATGCATAGTAGCCTATGCCCCGGAAGAATGGCAAAAGGTTTCGGATAAACTGTCCAGTCTTCCCACCACGCTCGATAAGAACCGAAGGCTGATCCGGCACGTCATCGGCGGCGCCTTTGACATTGAACTCGATGGACAAGGGCGCATCGCACTCCCCGCTACGTTACGACAGTATGCCCAGATCAAAGATACCGTCATCATGTCTGGAAACCGCATATGTCTGGAGATCTGGAGCAAAGAGGTTTGGGAGAGAGATCAGATGCTGACCCCTGAGCAAGCCCACCAATTAGCTGAAACAATGGAGCTGCGTTAG
- the ftsA gene encoding cell division protein FtsA — protein MAKTFAAIDVGTSKITSVMATLGDKDTIQILGVGVVPSAGVTKGLVVDIEQATRAIRESVMLTERASGLVMESAYIGVSGKHISTLNSRGVVATTRSDRRVTVDDLDRVLESARNVTIPTDRRLLHVIPRQYTLDGQVAVKEPVGMHGFRLDVETHIVTAAAAAVQNLIKSVREAGVEIENLVLSPLASGEAVLTEDEKMAGVILADIGAGTTDVAIFKDGCAWHSAILPVGGANITRDISIGLGTPNDLAEEMKKKYGNLMTANGADPSDYNQLDVGNRHTVSYRELNDIIRLRVEEMLRLVMLEIPRGERDMLAPAGLVLTGGTASIPGIDSLGREVLEMPHVRVGLPGGITGIVDSLRDPASATAVGLLYWAAEHDAGHEWKIKEIKSPFGTSVKNGTKKVGDAVKKFVGRR, from the coding sequence ATGGCAAAAACTTTTGCCGCAATAGATGTAGGCACTAGCAAAATCACTAGTGTCATGGCAACTCTTGGTGATAAAGACACCATCCAGATTCTTGGCGTTGGCGTTGTCCCGTCCGCCGGGGTTACCAAGGGTCTTGTAGTCGATATTGAGCAAGCTACACGCGCGATCCGAGAATCAGTAATGCTAACAGAGCGTGCGAGCGGCCTGGTAATGGAGTCCGCGTATATCGGAGTTTCGGGAAAGCATATTAGCACGCTCAACAGCCGGGGTGTAGTTGCAACTACACGGAGCGACAGACGAGTAACTGTAGATGATCTTGACCGGGTGCTTGAATCTGCCCGAAACGTAACCATTCCCACTGATCGCCGACTCCTCCACGTCATACCCCGTCAGTACACACTTGATGGGCAAGTGGCAGTCAAAGAGCCCGTGGGAATGCACGGCTTCAGACTGGATGTGGAGACCCATATTGTCACTGCCGCCGCAGCCGCCGTTCAAAATCTCATCAAGAGCGTCCGCGAGGCCGGAGTGGAAATCGAGAATCTTGTTCTCTCCCCGCTGGCTTCTGGCGAAGCAGTGCTCACCGAGGATGAGAAAATGGCCGGCGTTATTCTGGCAGATATTGGAGCGGGCACGACGGATGTGGCCATTTTCAAGGATGGATGCGCCTGGCACTCTGCCATTTTACCGGTAGGCGGCGCTAACATCACCCGGGACATTTCCATTGGGCTGGGCACTCCTAACGACCTGGCCGAAGAGATGAAGAAGAAGTACGGCAATCTGATGACGGCCAATGGCGCCGACCCCTCGGACTACAATCAATTGGATGTCGGCAATCGGCATACGGTCTCCTATCGAGAACTCAACGATATTATCAGATTGCGAGTGGAGGAGATGCTGCGGTTAGTCATGCTGGAAATACCGCGCGGGGAACGGGATATGCTGGCTCCAGCTGGCTTGGTTCTGACAGGAGGCACTGCCAGTATTCCCGGTATAGACAGTTTGGGAAGAGAGGTTCTCGAGATGCCTCACGTTCGTGTGGGACTACCGGGCGGCATAACGGGTATCGTTGATTCGCTGCGTGATCCTGCCTCTGCGACTGCCGTCGGGCTTCTTTACTGGGCAGCAGAGCATGACGCTGGACATGAGTGGAAAATCAAGGAAATCAAATCGCCTTTTGGGACATCGGTCAAGAATGGCACAAAGAAGGTTGGCGACGCTGTCAAGAAGTTTGTTGGTCGGCGATAG
- the ftsZ gene encoding cell division protein FtsZ, with protein sequence MAKTLQESGDHLARYRAKIKVVGVGGGGGNALNRMVESGIKGVEFIAVNTDAVDLQASLAPTKIQIGPKLTKGLGAGGDNQTGRKAAEESREDIAAALDDTDLLFITAGMGGGTGTGAAAVVAEVAKQMEILTIAIVTKPFSFEGSVRGGRAEEGLNDLMKNVDTLINIPNDRLLTVCDHRVSVYDAFMTADEVLMGGVQAIAGILTTPGEMNRDFADVKAIMNKAGQAWMAIGKGSGPNRSIDAAKAAVSSPLLDVSIEGAKGVLMIITGDDSLGLHEMNEAAEIVRSCVDPNANIIFGLTHDDTLKDQVKLTLVATGFSSGRQLSKQDEEEVRQKLTELKEEDKLDTPTFLRHPFPQHRRQPAAPPQGQTVRPGQKADAPQYGDRKFARR encoded by the coding sequence ATGGCTAAAACTTTGCAGGAAAGTGGCGATCACCTTGCTAGATATCGTGCCAAAATCAAAGTAGTGGGAGTTGGAGGTGGGGGAGGTAATGCATTAAATCGTATGGTTGAGAGTGGTATCAAAGGGGTGGAATTCATCGCGGTGAATACCGATGCTGTAGACCTGCAAGCTTCGCTGGCTCCCACTAAAATCCAGATAGGACCTAAGCTCACCAAAGGGCTAGGCGCCGGTGGGGACAACCAGACAGGTCGCAAAGCAGCCGAAGAGAGTCGGGAAGATATAGCCGCGGCGCTGGACGATACGGATTTGCTTTTCATCACCGCTGGCATGGGTGGCGGCACCGGTACAGGGGCTGCAGCAGTGGTTGCTGAAGTTGCCAAACAGATGGAGATTCTCACCATCGCCATTGTCACCAAGCCTTTCTCCTTTGAGGGATCCGTGCGAGGCGGAAGAGCCGAAGAAGGATTAAACGATCTCATGAAGAACGTCGATACATTGATCAACATCCCCAATGATCGATTGCTGACCGTTTGCGATCACCGGGTGTCGGTATACGATGCATTCATGACAGCCGATGAAGTCCTCATGGGCGGCGTGCAAGCCATAGCCGGCATACTTACCACCCCAGGCGAGATGAATCGTGACTTTGCGGATGTAAAGGCGATAATGAACAAGGCAGGCCAAGCCTGGATGGCGATCGGCAAAGGCAGCGGCCCGAACCGCTCAATCGACGCCGCCAAAGCGGCCGTATCAAGTCCATTGCTTGATGTCTCTATCGAAGGTGCCAAGGGCGTGCTCATGATCATCACAGGGGATGACAGCCTCGGACTACATGAGATGAACGAGGCAGCCGAGATCGTCAGATCATGTGTCGATCCCAATGCAAACATCATTTTTGGCTTGACGCACGATGACACCTTGAAAGACCAGGTAAAACTCACGCTTGTTGCTACCGGATTCTCCTCCGGACGCCAGCTCAGCAAGCAAGACGAAGAAGAAGTCCGCCAGAAGCTGACCGAGCTGAAGGAAGAGGACAAGCTGGATACGCCTACATTCCTGCGTCACCCGTTCCCACAGCACAGGCGGCAGCCTGCTGCTCCACCACAGGGGCAGACGGTAAGACCCGGACAGAAAGCCGACGCGCCGCAGTATGGTGACAGAAAGTTCGCACGAAGGTAG